The sequence agaaGTGTCGATGGGCCTACCAATGTGGCTTTTGGAAGTACTAGTGTTGTGCATCCCTCCCATTCATCTGCTGGAAGTGGTCCTGAAATAAGTTTGTCACTGGTTGGGGATAATTTGGGAAGTTCGGTCCCCCCAGTGGATGCAAAAAAAACCCCCAACATTAAATATGGCAATGAGGACTTGCATGAGCAGCCTGCCCTAAGCTCCAGTAGCAGCTCAGTGTTGCCAACCCCAGCATCTACATTGGCAGCTTGTTTCTCCTCTTCAGATCCAGTACCCGTGCCATCTAATGATTCACGGCTCCCAGGTTCTGTGGGTACAATTAAATGTGAAATAGGGAGCCATCATCCTGCAGGTGAGTCAAATGTAACTGTTGAGAATACGAGTTTCAAAGACTATCCCCTCCACCTCTTGTACTGAGTTGTTGGTTATAAGTTTATAACCCATGTTTGCATTTTTGGATGACAATATAACAGCTTCAGAGGTTGGTAGCTCTCCGGCACAAGGTAAAGTGGCAAGCAAGACACAGGGAGTTGGGAAAAGTCAGCATTCTGAACTTTCAAACTCTTCATCTGCATCAACTCATGGTGGTTCAGGGAGTCGGCCCCCATCTAATTACAGTAGCCGGTCACAACAATTGATTGGCACTCAAAAAGGTATGATattggttttgtttgtttgtttgtttgtgtgtgagtgtgtgaaaGTATAAAATCCTATACGCTTTTGTCATAATGATTGTGTTGTGTCCTTGAAATTGTCAAGAGCTCATATGGTTCTCTTTCAGACATTAGGGCCTCGTTTGATAGAGAGGATTGGCTTGGATAGGCCTATTTATAATATTAAAGGtattaaatgaagaaatgaatgaCAAATCATTATTTGGTCCAACTTGAAGGTTACTCATGAAGAATAGTTGTCCCATTTCAACTTGGACAATAAGGAATTTGTCATTTATTTCTTCCTTTAAAATGCCTTCAATATAGTGAATAGTCCTACCCAAGCCAATCCTCTCTATCAAACGAGGCGTAGAAGTACTGTTAAAAGTTAGACTTCACCTCCAAACTTCCTTCCAAAAATGAGGAAAAAGGGAGGAAAATATGATGGCCTACCTTttgcttttattattattgggaactttaacaaaaagcacctggtactgttcactttaacgaaaaaccacattttaacactaaaaagtcaatcctggtactattcactttaccttttattttgtccttgtcgttaaaactcaaagttttcaaacccttttcactAGTTTTCGTATTATTTTATTGATATTATTTTGCATTATATTGATACTCTCAGTTTAGTATTGGAGTTGTTCTTATCTGTTTGAAGCATTCAAAACATTGACAATTGTCCTCGAACTTTTGGGTCCTTATGTGCGTGTTAATTGTGGCTTCTGATTTTTGCACAGCAGAATCTGCTTAACTAAGGTAAACTTAGTCGTGTCAGAATGGTTGACTGACATTCTTCTGAAAGAGACCCATGGTTAGCTGCTTGACAAAATAGAGTTTTGTCTCTCTGCTTTGGTCCCTATTGCTTAATTCACTTTTAGATGCTTTATTTCTCTTTTGCAAAGAACGAAATCAGAGTTTGTGCAGTTGTCAATAAATTTGGAGATAATCGGTATGATACAGGGTGAATTTCTAACTAATGGAAAAGTGAAATCAATTACAACAGGAATCTACGTAGAAGACATAGTTCCTAAGTTGGTACATAAGTTTTCTCAAGAAAAATTACACTTGATGTGTTCTTATTTGGTTAATAATTTATGATAGCTTTCGACTTTCtctgtttttgtaattttttttttctgtcttcAGCAGTTGGTACCAATAAAGAGTGGAAACCGAAACCAATCAATTCTGCTGTTGTTCAAGGTCTGGGAACGGCTGGTGCTGCTCCTGCATCTGAGGTTTCTGCCGATTCTGTAGAGGCCCCTTCTCAGTCACAGCTGGTTTCAAGAGTCCTTGATTCGGAAGAAGCAACTTCAAAACTGCAGAGAAAGCTAAAGGAATTCCACCTTCCTCAGCGCAAAGTAGTTATTCTTCCAAATCACATACATGTTCCAGAATCTGAAAGAACCAAGCTGAGTTTTGGAAGTTTTGGGGCCATGTTTGGTGTAAGTACTGGCTATGTGGGTTCCCCTGAGAGTGATAAGAACTCAACACCTTGCTCTGAGACTTCTCAGGTTGTTGAAGAATCTGTGGAGGAACAATCCTCAAGGTTTGTAGTGATCACTATTTAGTTTACTTTAGCATGATGCTTATGTTAGATGCAATTTCATTTGCAAGGAACTTTATGGATAAAGAAGATTGAATCATTGCCCCAGATATTTGGAGCATGTTCTCTTGTCAGTCCGCTTTTAATTGGCTTGTGTTTGAACTTTGACCTTGGTTGAGACAAATTCTTGACCAATTCCATACCAACTAAAGCTTTTTCACAATCACAGTAAAGCTCCGAACCTTATCCTGGTAGGAAATCTTGAGTTCAAATCTCTGCAATTACGACATCCCAATATAAGCTGAATTCCACACGTTGGGGTTTAGTATGTGAAAGAGTCCCATATTTGAGGGGGAATATTAGAATATAAAATAATTGTTGATCCAAATTCTAAGAGCTTAAGCTTTTGGGATTAGTGGTAAACTAACAAACTTTATCAGATCCTAATTCATCCAATAAAGTTCATTTGCAAGCCATCCCTTTCCCTGCTTCCATCATTTTGTTTTAGCCTGTGCTTGGATCTAATCATTAGAGTGTACTCTCAGTAAACAAACATGTTTCTGAGCCCTGTATTTCCATCTTTAGTGTGGACTGTGTGGtatattctttttattattatcgtCTAGTGAACCTGTGGTGATGTTAATTCATTACTGTTTGTTTTCCGTTCTTCTGGATGCAGCAATCAAAATGCATTGGCAACTGCTGATGAAGGTGATTATCCTGATCATCCGCAATCACCTCCTCAAGTATCTGAAAATATATCAACTGGTGAGGGGGAAATATCATCCAGTGCGGCCCCAGGACACAATGAATCCAAGCATGACACTGCGTTGCCATCTGGAGGCCATCAGTTCTCGGTGGCTCATACTTCTCCGAACTACAGTTTTGGATTTGTGCCCCCAATTATAGGGAGTCAGCTTGCACCATTTGAAAACTCTGAGTCTCAATCACGTGATGTTTCCCGCCTTCCAGGCTTTGTTGTGCGTTCTCAAACCTAAGCTTCCTATACTATCGGATATAGCCATACTATAACTGCTTATATTTTTTGCATGgctttaatttcttatgtctaGAAGCCAATTCAACTAAACCTTGATCTGAATTAGTTGGAGTGCGAGTTTAAATGTCCAGTGACATTTAAAGATCACATGTTGATTGATGTGAAATATTTTCTGCCTGATTTGGTGTGAAAATATGATTTTACATTCCTTGCAAATataattttctttgattttgcaATCAATTGATAGTGGCTcgaattttgtttttcaataggtACAACCACCCTTTGACCCAGCAAGTTATTATGCCCAATATTACCGCTCAGGTGCTGATAGTGATGGCCGCCTTTCTCCATTTCCTTCTCCTGGGGTTTCCACCAAGTACAATGGGAATGTTGCAGTATTGCCTCAAAGTTCTCAGTCTCCCCAAGAGGTTTGCACTAATAGCACCTTCATTTTTTCAAAGTTAAGAGAGTTGATGGTTTGTAATGTAACCACATTGTCTGAGGTCTCCTCGGTACCATGTCTATATAGCTTTAAT is a genomic window of Malus domestica chromosome 09, GDT2T_hap1 containing:
- the LOC103443016 gene encoding GBF-interacting protein 1 isoform X1, yielding MSGGGLRVSIPNSVRKTIQDIKEITGNHSEEEIHAMLKECNMDPDETAQKLLFQDPFHEVKRKRDKRKENLNNKESAESRWRPGGQGRGSRGGRANFAPRHIPHDAGGGRNSGPATENGPSQGAEKGVSPSFPPSRETKNKERSVDGPTNVAFGSTSVVHPSHSSAGSGPEISLSLVGDNLGSSVPPVDAKKTPNIKYGNEDLHEQPALSSSSSSVLPTPASTLAACFSSSDPVPVPSNDSRLPGSVGTIKCEIGSHHPAASEVGSSPAQGKVASKTQGVGKSQHSELSNSSSASTHGGSGSRPPSNYSSRSQQLIGTQKAVGTNKEWKPKPINSAVVQGLGTAGAAPASEVSADSVEAPSQSQLVSRVLDSEEATSKLQRKLKEFHLPQRKVVILPNHIHVPESERTKLSFGSFGAMFGVSTGYVGSPESDKNSTPCSETSQVVEESVEEQSSSNQNALATADEGDYPDHPQSPPQVSENISTGEGEISSSAAPGHNESKHDTALPSGGHQFSVAHTSPNYSFGFVPPIIGSQLAPFENSESQSRDVSRLPGFVVQPPFDPASYYAQYYRSGADSDGRLSPFPSPGVSTKYNGNVAVLPQSSQSPQEGGVLSATGPTPLVTQAPGLVQSTQQPLPVFRPPAGMHISHYPPNYIPYSHYFSPFYVPPPAIHQYLGNGAFPQQPQAGGVYPASPAAAAAAGVKYSLPQYKTGTNSGNSAHMGMASGYGPSGSSLAGYNQSAPTTAGNSTSNEDLASSQFKENNVYITGQQSEGSSVWVAAPGRDISSLTSSFYNLPPQGQHMTFTPTQAGHGTFAGLYHPAQAVTAAAVHPLLQQSQTMAGAVDMVGPGGNVYQQPQHAQMNWPSNY
- the LOC103443016 gene encoding GBF-interacting protein 1 isoform X2, with the protein product MSGGGLRVSIPNSVRKTIQDIKEITGNHSEEEIHAMLKECNMDPDETAQKLLFQDPFHEVKRKRDKRKENLNNKESAESRWRPGGQGRGSRGGRANFAPRHIPHDAGGGRNSGPATENGPSQGAEKGVSPSFPPSRETKNKERSVDGPTNVAFGSTSVVHPSHSSAGSGPEISLSLVGDNLGSSVPPVDAKKTPNIKYGNEDLHEQPALSSSSSSVLPTPASTLAACFSSSDPVPVPSNDSRLPGSVGTIKCEIGSHHPAASEVGSSPAQGKVASKTQGVGKSQHSELSNSSSASTHGGSGSRPPSNYSSRSQQLIGTQKVGTNKEWKPKPINSAVVQGLGTAGAAPASEVSADSVEAPSQSQLVSRVLDSEEATSKLQRKLKEFHLPQRKVVILPNHIHVPESERTKLSFGSFGAMFGVSTGYVGSPESDKNSTPCSETSQVVEESVEEQSSSNQNALATADEGDYPDHPQSPPQVSENISTGEGEISSSAAPGHNESKHDTALPSGGHQFSVAHTSPNYSFGFVPPIIGSQLAPFENSESQSRDVSRLPGFVVQPPFDPASYYAQYYRSGADSDGRLSPFPSPGVSTKYNGNVAVLPQSSQSPQEGGVLSATGPTPLVTQAPGLVQSTQQPLPVFRPPAGMHISHYPPNYIPYSHYFSPFYVPPPAIHQYLGNGAFPQQPQAGGVYPASPAAAAAAGVKYSLPQYKTGTNSGNSAHMGMASGYGPSGSSLAGYNQSAPTTAGNSTSNEDLASSQFKENNVYITGQQSEGSSVWVAAPGRDISSLTSSFYNLPPQGQHMTFTPTQAGHGTFAGLYHPAQAVTAAAVHPLLQQSQTMAGAVDMVGPGGNVYQQPQHAQMNWPSNY